The Cannabis sativa cultivar Pink pepper isolate KNU-18-1 unplaced genomic scaffold, ASM2916894v1 Contig3, whole genome shotgun sequence genome window below encodes:
- the LOC115719504 gene encoding putative disease resistance protein At1g50180, with the protein MAEAIVSSVIERVGGLVVSEGKFLYGLQVNNAQIKLQCMSAFLKDADAWSRDGRNERVSLLVEFMRENSLDLEDVIETYLFQGANNSIESIGVFRYAMKLPFLLVDVHIVGSEIERISSNIATWTSELEALGVQRLIYDKAANEACSSSYYTQKELRKVSSHVVDNHVVGLKDYIEELVALLIKKENTHKHKVISVHGMGGLGKTTLARKVYQHPDVRKHFDFYAWASISQQCNKREVLETILFGFTSPNKERREEIKMKSDVELAKELHDFQIKWKCLVVLDDIWTTTTWDLLKDAFPTTQGDTLHSKILLTTRKRNVALHVDQHGFLHKPQFLDDKESLELFQKKYFPTRTDLPSNSNDDDERKTDLAKVMLEKCGGLPLAIIVLAGLLSKIHTIYEWELMKTSVLKCMDQDEQHDDDSEYRSVLWVLGLSYTELPPQLKPCFLYLARYPEDATIRVRELCLVLMAEGFISPKRNSAKTTEEVAYDWLCELVERSMIQVKEMSSIGRIKSFCIHDLMRHVCITKAQDEMFLHFIDLRNKEVEENIETTKARRVSIYDDNVVDRNARFPGMVQNMNDSLRYFSVEGPSMEFGEGVFGHVCNHFLMLRVLIIDDMNGTLELPEEIGNLIHLRLFSVPFRKIKEIPSCFGNFRCLQTLRVLASNSILPESMWKLEQLRHLNFSLASNVPIGKFLRSTKSRNIQTLVGICAKDLVQSDFQYLNNLKKLKIYVDPSSVPLFNTPQTLTFTCLLSLQVNNYFDTIDVVPLILSCPRIYKLTLNSGIERLPEVNQFSRNLMKLKLSKLNLENDPMPTLEKLPELRVLVISNHSFVGNEMVCSRGGFHRLESLEFIGLIDLREWKVEENALPRLGYLRIRECRGLRSVPDGLRNIVTLKEIKISYMPKKFKERMEEGGDDFDKVKHVPSRVFFECDTD; encoded by the exons ATGGCTGAAGCTATTGTTTCATCTGTAATTGAAAGAGTGGGAGGGTTAGTAGTTTCAGAAGGTAAATTCTTGTATGGACTACAAGTCAACAATGCCCAAATCAAGCTTCAATGTATGAGCGCTTTCTTAAAAGATGCAGATGCTTGGTCAAGAGACGGGCGTAATGAGAGAGTAAGCCTTTTGGTTGAGTTcatgagagaaaattctcttgACTTAGAGGATGTTATTGAAACTTACCTCTTCCAAGGGGCTAACAATTCTATTGAGAGCATTGGAGTTTTCAGATATGCAATGAAATTGCCTTTTCTCTTAGTTGATGTTCACATAGTTGGATCAGAGATTGAGAGGATATCATCCAACATTGCTACTTGGACGTCAGAATTAGAAGCACTTGGAGTACAGAGATTAATATATGACAAAGCAGCTAACGAAGCTTGTTCTTCAAGTTACTATACACAAAAGGAGTTGAGGAAAGTTTCTTCTCATGTTGTGGACAATCATGTTGTTGGCTTAAAGGATTACATCGAAGAGTTGGTTGCGCTTTTGATTAAAAAAGAGAATACTCATAAGCATAAGGTGATTTCGGTCCATGGGATGGGCGGTTTGGGCAAGACTACTCTTGCCAGAAAGGTCTATCAGCATCCTGATGTGAGGAAACACTTTGACTTTTATGCTTGGGCCTCGATATCTCAACAATGTAACAAACGGGAAGTCTTGGAAACTATTTTATTCGGTTTCACTTCTCCCAACaaagaaagaagagaagaaatCAAAATGAAAAGTGATGTTGAATTAGCCAAGGAGCTTCATGACTTCCAAATAAAGTGGAAATGCTTGGTGGTTCTTGATGATATATGGACTACTACAACTTGGGATCTTCTAAAAGATGCATTCCCTACTACTCAAGGAGACACATTGCATAGCAAGATCTTACTCACTACTCGAAAAAGGAATGTAGCTTTGCATGTGGATCAACATGGTTTCCTCCATAAACCTCAATTCCTCGATGACAAGGAGAGTTTGGAGCTGTTTCAAAAAAAGTACTTCCCAACCAGAACAGATCTTCCATCAA actcaaatgatgatgatgaaaggAAGACAGATTTGGCTAAAGTGATGCTTGAAAAGTGTGGTGGTTTGCCACTAGCTATTATTGTGCTTGCTGGTCTTTTATCCAAGATTCACACCATATATGAGTGGGAGTTGATGAAAACAAGTGTATTGAAGTGCATGGATCAAGATGAACAACATGATGATGACTCAGAATACCGTAGTGTTTTGTGGGTGTTAGGTTTGAGCTACACCGAGTTACCACCTCAGTTGAAGCCTTGTTTTTTGTACTTGGCTCGTTACCCTGAAGATGCCACGATAAGAGTAAGAGAGTTATGTCTTGTGCTCATGGCAGAAGGTTTTATATCACCAAAGAGAAATTCAGCAAAAACAACGGAGGAAGTGGCATATGATTGGCTATGTGAGTTGGTGGAGAGGAGTATGATTCAGGTAAAGGAAATGAGCTCAATAGGAAGAATAAAATCATTCTGCATTCATGATCTAATGCGACACGTGTGTATAACTAAAGCTCAGGATGAAATGTTTTTACATTTTATTGATTTGAGGAATAAGGAAGTGGAAGAGAACATAGAAACAACAAAGGCAAGAAGAGTTTCCATCTATGATGATAATGTTGTTGATAGAAATGCCCGTTTTCCTGGTATGGTTCAAAATATGAATGACTCTCTTAGGTACTTCTCTGTAGAAGGGCCAAGTATGGAGTTCGGAGAAGGAGTATTCGGACATGTATGCAATCACTTTCTAATGCTTCGAGTTTTGATTATTGATGACATGAATGGGACTCTGGAGTTGCCTGAAGAAATCGGAAATCTTATTCACCTAAGGTTATTTAGTGTTCCTTTTAGGAAGATTAAAGAGATTCCATCTTGTTTTGGCAATTTCAGATGCTTGCAGACTTTGAGAGTACTTGCCTCAAATAGTATATTACCAGAGTCCATGTGGAAGTTGGAACAACTGAGGCATTTGAATTTTTCACTTGCTTCTAATGTACCAATTGGTAAATTCTTGAGGTCAACTAAGtctagaaatattcaaacattggTAGGTATTTGTGCCAAGGATCTAGTTCAAAGTGATTTTCAATATCTAAATAATCTCAAGAAATTAAAAATCTATGTGGATCCAAGTTCTGTTCCACTTTTCAACACACCCCAAACTCTCACATTCACTTGTTTGTTGTCATTACAAGTGAATAATTATTTTGACACCATAGATGTTGTTCCTTTGATATTAAGTTGTCCTCGAATTTATAAGCTTACATTGAACTCGGGGATAGAAAGATTACCAGAAGTCAACCAATTCTCCCGAAATCTCATGAAGTTAAAGTTGAGTAAGCTCAATCTTGAGAATGATCCAATGCCAACGCTAGAAAAGCTTCCAGAATTAAGAGTACTTGTCATTAGTAATCATAGTTTTGTGGGCAATGAGATGGTGTGCTCAAGAGGAGGTTTTCATCGACTCGAATCTCTTGAGTTTATCGGTCTGATAGACTTAAGAGAGTGGAAGGTGGAGGAGAATGCATTGCCTAGACTTGGCTATTTACGTATTCGTGAATGCAGGGGATTGAGGAGTGTTCCAGATGGATTAAGAAACATTGTGACACTCAAGGAGATAAAGATATCTTATATGCCTAAGAAATTCAAAGAAAGGATGGAGGAAGGAGGAGACGATTTCGATAAAGTCAAGCACGTGCCATCTCGTGTATTTTTCGAATGTGATACAG ATTGA
- the LOC115717286 gene encoding guanine nucleotide-binding protein subunit gamma 1 — protein sequence MESETASSSEEQRLEGGGGVGGGGGPNDNRGKHRILAELRCLEQELKCLEEELEELERTENASMICAELLSHIETISDPLTPTTNGPINVLWDRWFEGPQDSQGCRCLIL from the exons ATGGAGTCCGAAACGGCGTCTTCTTCGGAAGAACAACGACTTGAAGGAGGAGGAGGAGTAGGAGGTGGTGGAGGACCCAATGATAATAGAGGAAAACACAGGATTCTTGCTGAGCTTAGGTGTCTTGAACAAGAGCTCAAATGCTTAGag GAAGAGTTGGAAGAGCTGGAGAGAACTGAAAATGCCTCAATGATTTGCGCAGA GTTGCTGTCTCATATAGAAACCATATCAGATCCTTTAACTCCAAC AACAAATGGGCCTATAAACGTTTTATGGGATCGATGGTTTGAAGGACCCCAAGATTCACAAGGTTGTAGATGCTTGATACTCTGA
- the LOC115716982 gene encoding uncharacterized protein LOC115716982: MVDLKKSLEMEFKEGSSVEVMREQMGPYGPWYPGRVIGVDGNDYTIRYKFLMDSRGKLVVERVQEKNMRPQPPQHDQEKKRWVAGDIAEVFDTQCWRVGKVAKVLRKGRLVIKFYGFIQLKEFNVSCLRTHKLWHEKKWSLLVKVQNHGQEASHSPQQTISNQCWSLVCSDPVQAVCESKTCTKNEYVPRSLKKRTNAFDPLHEPVSKNQMLGKNIRKRTSKPVAGVFNSPLVKNHSLYTFHQIRLDNTTKPEQETNNWLHCSVQSTEDSNECSVASCSLNESANSTRGSSLKLNEKNFPDSDAESSSLPLLYSKRNTVLPCLGSKLGVDIHNLELEAYKSTVLALYASGPLSWEQESMLTNLRLSLHISNDEHLLQLRNLLAAQVV, encoded by the exons ATG GTTGACCTTAAGAAGAGTCTGGAAATGGAGTTCAAAGAAGGGAGTTCAGTGGAGGTGATGAGAGAACAGATGGGTCCTTACGGTCCATGGTATCCTGGCAGGGTAATTGGTGTAGATGGCAATGATTACACGATCAGGTACAAGTTTCTTATGGACAGTCGAGGAAAATTGGTTGTGGAAAGGGTGCAGGAGAAGAACATGAGGCCTCAACCTCCACAACATGATCAGGAGAAGAAAAGATGGGTGGCTGGTGATATAGCTGAGGTGTTTGATACACAGTGTTGGAGGGTTGGAAAGGTAGCCAAAGTATTGAGAAAGGGTCGTTTGGTTATTAAGTTTTATGGGTTCATTCAACTCAAGGAATTCAATGTGTCTTGTTTAAGAACTCATAAACTTTGGCATGAGAAGAAGTGGTCACTGCTTGTCAAA GTTCAAAACCATGGACAGGAAGCTAGCCATTCTCCACAACAAACTATTTCAAACCAGTGTTGGAGCTTGGTTTGCAGTGATCCAGTTCAGGCAGTTTGTGAATCAAAAACTTGCACAAAAAATGAATATGTACCAAGAAGCCTTAAGAAGAGAACAAATGCCTTTGATCCTCTTCATGAACCAGTCTCCAAGAATCAAATGTTGGGAAAAAACATTAGGAAAAGAACATCCAAACCAGTTGCAGGAGTATTCAATAGCCCTTTGGTAAAAAACCATTCTTTGTATACTTTTCACCAAATAAGATTAGATAACACCACCAAACCGGAACAAGAAACAAACAACTGGTTACATTGTTCTGTTCAGTCTACTGAAGATAGTAACGAGTGCTCGGTTGCTAGTTGTAGTTTGAACGAGTCTGCTAACTCCACAAGAGGAAGCTCACTCAAGCTTAACGAAAAGAATTTTCCTGATTCGGACGCTGAGTCATCTTCATTGCCCTTGTTGTACAGTAAAAGGAACACAGTTCTTCCATGTCTTGGAAGCAAACTAGGAGTTGACATCCATAACTTGGAGCTTGAAGCCTACAAGTCAACAGTTTTGGCACTATATGCTTCTGGCCCCTTAAGTTGGGAACAGGAGTCTATGCTAACTAATCTACGCCTCTCTCTACACATTTCAAATGATGAACATTTGCTTCAGCTGAGAAACCTTTTGGCTGCTCAAGTTGTTTGA